One genomic window of Geoanaerobacter pelophilus includes the following:
- a CDS encoding outer membrane protein, with protein MKKTIITIAAIATLAIPAISGAAPAKPGPYASAFLGATMAQDADVNTDVFASPPAFRDRVEFDPGINIGGTGGYDFGYLRVEGELSYKHSEMKAITDRDTGARYRSVDGDLGVFAFMANSFFDLHNDTPITPYFGGGIGVATLYMGETTGVDNSGIRQTLYLKDNDSVFAYQLGAGVDIAINRKISLDLGYRYFGTSRATFDKDWAQSTDLKYESHNMAVGVRFKF; from the coding sequence ATGAAAAAGACCATAATCACCATTGCAGCAATCGCAACCCTGGCAATTCCGGCCATCTCCGGCGCCGCCCCGGCCAAGCCCGGCCCATACGCATCCGCGTTTCTGGGGGCCACCATGGCCCAGGACGCCGATGTCAACACCGATGTCTTTGCCTCTCCCCCAGCGTTCAGAGACCGGGTGGAATTTGATCCGGGGATCAACATCGGTGGTACCGGCGGCTACGATTTTGGCTACTTGCGCGTTGAAGGCGAACTTTCCTACAAGCATTCGGAGATGAAGGCGATAACCGACCGCGACACCGGCGCCCGCTACCGGAGCGTCGACGGCGATCTCGGGGTCTTCGCCTTCATGGCCAACAGCTTCTTCGATCTGCACAATGACACACCGATCACCCCCTATTTCGGGGGCGGTATCGGGGTGGCGACGCTCTACATGGGCGAGACAACCGGCGTTGACAACAGCGGCATCCGGCAGACCCTCTACCTGAAAGACAATGACTCGGTATTTGCCTACCAGCTCGGCGCCGGGGTAGATATCGCCATCAACCGCAAGATTTCGCTGGATCTGGGCTATCGCTACTTCGGCACTTCTCGGGCGACCTTTGACAAAGACTGGGCCCAGAGTACGGACCTGAAATACGAGAGCCACAACATGGCTGTCGGCGTCAGGTTCAAGTTCTGA
- a CDS encoding CsgG/HfaB family protein, with protein MIKLFAMIASISLIALVGNAEAAKKRVAVLDFEDTAIAEQNSQNPDNPFAIIAALRGQQQQQAPERKIGKNVAGQLVNELAKDGTFMVLERSQIQKIFDEQNISKSGAIDQSSAAKLGKLLGVSAIVTGSVNEFTVQSHKRGVLGIGVKVNTAKVGLNARIIDANTGEIIATAEGKGEEESSNAQVGSFYGSSESGSENSLLGIATKKALNEVIAQLKTSENKLKEIAVTGAVVYSDAAKNSTIADIGRTAGISTGAPLYVSKVVKEIKNSSGAVIKVITDNVAEIKVKEVDEQTCTCECIKGDCKAIAEGMRVSTTK; from the coding sequence ATGATTAAACTGTTTGCTATGATCGCTTCTATTTCGCTGATTGCCCTAGTTGGAAATGCAGAAGCGGCTAAAAAGAGGGTTGCGGTTCTTGATTTTGAAGATACTGCCATCGCTGAACAGAACAGCCAGAATCCGGACAACCCGTTTGCCATAATTGCAGCACTCCGAGGCCAGCAACAGCAGCAGGCGCCAGAGCGTAAAATCGGAAAGAATGTTGCCGGACAGCTGGTGAACGAACTCGCCAAAGACGGCACCTTCATGGTCCTCGAACGGAGCCAGATCCAGAAGATTTTTGATGAGCAGAACATCTCCAAATCAGGTGCTATTGACCAGTCAAGCGCGGCAAAACTGGGTAAGCTGCTGGGAGTAAGCGCCATCGTGACCGGCAGCGTAAATGAATTCACTGTCCAATCACACAAGCGGGGTGTTTTGGGAATCGGAGTTAAGGTAAACACGGCAAAGGTTGGCTTGAATGCCCGGATTATTGATGCAAATACCGGAGAGATCATTGCGACGGCTGAGGGCAAGGGTGAAGAGGAGAGTTCCAATGCGCAGGTCGGCAGCTTTTATGGTTCATCGGAAAGCGGGTCTGAAAACTCACTCTTGGGGATTGCCACCAAGAAAGCTCTGAACGAGGTTATCGCGCAACTCAAGACGTCAGAAAACAAGCTCAAGGAAATCGCAGTTACCGGTGCGGTCGTCTACAGCGATGCTGCCAAGAATTCGACCATTGCTGACATCGGGCGGACCGCCGGAATAAGCACCGGGGCTCCTCTCTATGTAAGCAAAGTGGTCAAGGAGATTAAAAACAGCTCCGGCGCAGTAATCAAGGTCATTACCGACAATGTCGCAGAAATAAAGGTCAAAGAGGTAGATGAGCAGACATGCACCTGTGAATGCATCAAAGGCGACTGCAAGGCTATTGCCGAAGGCATGCGGGTTTCAACCACCAAATAG
- a CDS encoding B12-binding domain-containing radical SAM protein — translation MSRPRLLLVYPATHKLGWVKRFQLPSLALKQVAAATPTDWEIVLVDEVHEDVPFDGNFDLVGITAMTHQAARAYEISDRFRSQGKTVVLGGIHPTVLPEEAGRHADAVVIGEAEPVWAGLLGDFLAGKLQPVYRAAIPDGGQLSIPWGRRDIFSGKQYLTTQTLQASRGCPYDCPFCITTNYFGKSFRYREPEDVLAELATFSGKLTVFLDDNILGDAARAKPILAGMRGMGLKWGGQANLRFAEDPEAVRLLADSGCIGIFVGIESMAGEHANHPKTGSRYSQAELIKRIRDTGVVVEASMIFGFDDHDEGVFERTVRFLEECKPSLPTFHILTPYPGTALFDQFDGEGRLLHKDWSRYDHGQVVFKPKLMTPEQLYQGWQQARWEAYRWPKIIDRVMQSPGKPVHLLYNLLRRGGISRPQ, via the coding sequence ATGAGCCGTCCCCGCCTGTTACTGGTCTATCCGGCTACCCACAAGCTGGGGTGGGTGAAACGCTTTCAGCTCCCGTCTCTGGCCCTGAAACAGGTGGCGGCTGCCACCCCGACCGACTGGGAGATTGTCCTGGTCGACGAGGTGCACGAGGATGTGCCGTTTGATGGCAATTTCGACCTGGTGGGGATCACCGCCATGACCCACCAGGCTGCCCGTGCCTACGAGATCAGCGACCGCTTCCGGTCGCAAGGAAAGACGGTGGTGTTGGGAGGGATTCACCCGACCGTGCTGCCGGAGGAAGCGGGCCGGCATGCCGATGCCGTAGTGATCGGCGAGGCCGAGCCGGTCTGGGCCGGGCTGCTGGGAGACTTTCTGGCCGGAAAGCTGCAACCGGTTTACCGGGCCGCCATCCCCGACGGTGGCCAGCTTTCAATCCCCTGGGGCCGGCGCGACATCTTCAGCGGCAAGCAGTATCTGACCACCCAGACCCTGCAGGCGAGCCGCGGTTGTCCCTACGACTGCCCGTTCTGCATCACCACCAACTATTTCGGCAAGAGTTTCCGCTACCGCGAGCCGGAGGATGTTCTGGCCGAACTGGCTACCTTCAGCGGCAAGCTGACGGTTTTTCTCGACGACAACATCCTGGGTGATGCCGCCCGGGCCAAGCCGATCCTGGCCGGAATGCGCGGGATGGGGTTGAAGTGGGGAGGCCAGGCTAACCTCCGCTTTGCCGAAGATCCGGAGGCGGTACGGCTGCTGGCTGATTCCGGCTGTATCGGCATCTTCGTCGGCATCGAGTCGATGGCCGGCGAACATGCCAATCACCCCAAGACCGGCAGCAGGTATTCCCAGGCAGAGCTGATCAAGCGGATCCGCGACACCGGCGTGGTGGTGGAGGCGTCGATGATCTTCGGCTTCGACGACCACGACGAGGGGGTCTTTGAACGGACGGTCCGCTTCTTGGAAGAGTGCAAGCCGAGTCTGCCGACCTTTCACATTCTCACCCCCTATCCGGGGACGGCGCTGTTTGATCAATTCGACGGCGAAGGGCGGTTGCTGCACAAGGACTGGAGCCGTTACGACCATGGCCAGGTGGTGTTTAAACCCAAATTGATGACCCCTGAACAGCTCTACCAGGGGTGGCAGCAGGCCCGCTGGGAAGCCTACCGCTGGCCGAAGATCATTGATCGGGTCATGCAGAGCCCGGGCAAACCGGTGCATCTGCTGTATAACCTCCTGCGCCGGGGAGGGATCAGCCGTCCCCAGTAA
- a CDS encoding B12-binding domain-containing radical SAM protein, with amino-acid sequence MNTLLLRPDPGHEKFGLGPFFRVEPLGLEYIGAALLAAGYPVTVADLRFRPGATAWVRRTTPRIVGISCLHALEYDRIIATAAEVRRAAPNAFIIVGGHAAASYPAPLEHDLIDAICLDDGEEVLPALAKAIKKGLPLTEVPALRLKTDHGWVTTQPLPERTSLDLIRLPARHLVERHRSGYHCLLFKPVWLVETARGCPHRCSFCSVWQFYGRTCRERSLAAVVEDFATAGDSIFVADDLFWYDPERSMELAAALKKRGVFKRWILVQTRTDLITKRAEVMAAWRPLAKDFDIFLGLEAASDSGLEGITKDSEVTDSVEAVRLARELRYGINGNFLVDHNWGEAEFQELWDFVARHGLQRAGFTVLTPLPGTEFYEGIKARIPDQPWSNFDMHHLLWEPKLGAQRFFELYAETWKRSILNTSGEKSLLDWVRQVKPSQWPYIIRVLWQTQRMMKPDAYMTEHALSRAPLPEPAARQPGAIVRDEGGQP; translated from the coding sequence ATGAATACTCTGTTGTTGCGCCCTGATCCGGGGCATGAAAAATTCGGTCTCGGCCCATTTTTCCGGGTTGAGCCGCTCGGCCTGGAATATATTGGCGCCGCCCTGCTGGCTGCCGGTTATCCGGTGACAGTGGCTGACCTCCGTTTCCGACCCGGCGCCACTGCCTGGGTGCGTCGCACTACCCCGCGGATCGTCGGCATCTCCTGCCTTCATGCCCTGGAGTACGACCGGATCATCGCCACTGCTGCCGAGGTGCGCCGGGCTGCGCCTAATGCCTTTATTATTGTCGGTGGCCATGCTGCCGCTTCATATCCTGCGCCGCTGGAGCATGACCTGATCGATGCCATCTGTCTTGACGACGGCGAAGAGGTGTTGCCGGCCCTGGCCAAAGCCATTAAAAAAGGGTTGCCGCTGACTGAGGTGCCGGCCCTGCGGCTCAAAACCGATCATGGCTGGGTCACCACCCAGCCGCTCCCTGAGCGGACCAGCCTCGACCTGATCCGCCTCCCGGCCCGCCATCTGGTGGAGCGGCACCGCAGCGGCTATCACTGCCTGCTGTTCAAGCCGGTCTGGCTGGTGGAGACCGCTCGCGGCTGTCCTCATCGCTGCTCGTTCTGCTCGGTGTGGCAGTTTTATGGCCGTACCTGCCGGGAACGGAGCCTGGCTGCAGTGGTGGAGGACTTTGCCACTGCCGGGGACTCGATCTTCGTGGCCGACGACCTCTTCTGGTATGATCCGGAGCGGAGCATGGAGCTCGCCGCAGCCCTGAAGAAGCGCGGCGTGTTCAAGCGGTGGATTTTGGTGCAGACCCGCACCGACCTGATCACCAAGCGGGCCGAGGTGATGGCGGCCTGGCGGCCGCTGGCCAAGGACTTCGACATCTTCCTCGGCCTGGAGGCAGCCAGCGACTCCGGGTTGGAGGGGATAACCAAGGATTCGGAGGTCACGGACAGCGTCGAGGCGGTACGCTTGGCGCGGGAGCTCAGATACGGCATCAACGGCAACTTCCTGGTGGACCACAACTGGGGGGAAGCGGAATTCCAGGAACTTTGGGACTTTGTCGCCCGTCACGGCCTGCAGCGCGCCGGGTTCACGGTACTGACCCCGTTGCCGGGCACCGAGTTCTACGAGGGGATCAAGGCCCGGATACCGGATCAGCCCTGGAGCAATTTCGACATGCACCATCTGCTCTGGGAGCCGAAACTGGGGGCGCAGCGGTTCTTCGAGCTGTACGCCGAAACCTGGAAACGCTCCATCCTCAACACCTCCGGTGAAAAAAGCCTGCTGGACTGGGTGCGCCAGGTCAAGCCATCCCAATGGCCGTACATCATCAGGGTATTGTGGCAGACCCAGCGCATGATGAAGCCTGATGCATATATGACCGAGCATGCGCTAAGCCGAGCGCCGCTCCCTGAACCTGCCGCCCGCCAGCCGGGTGCGATCGTAAGAGATGAAGGAGGCCAGCCATGA
- a CDS encoding DUF4410 domain-containing protein, producing the protein MQRLFTLIALVLFLATAPLTVLGADTLPKPEALSEETIFLTEKLSKNYDTIVIKEFSTDGAEYSRVDDEERAKITTMTPMLLSNIALSMEGELKGKKLFKNIIKNGEPKGKAVILEGKITEFNAGSRALKFWVGFGAGKAYLKFKGRLLDAATGKELANFEDRETGYRGAMSMESYEDLFPHQAKSIGENLAKFLEKLY; encoded by the coding sequence ATGCAAAGACTGTTCACCCTTATAGCCCTGGTTCTTTTCCTGGCAACAGCACCGCTCACTGTTTTAGGAGCAGACACGCTACCCAAACCGGAAGCGCTCAGTGAGGAAACGATCTTTCTCACCGAAAAACTCTCGAAGAACTACGACACCATTGTCATCAAGGAGTTCTCGACCGACGGCGCAGAATACTCCCGGGTCGATGATGAAGAGAGGGCCAAGATCACTACCATGACCCCGATGCTGCTGTCGAATATTGCGCTCTCGATGGAAGGTGAACTAAAAGGGAAGAAGCTCTTCAAGAACATCATCAAGAACGGCGAGCCGAAGGGGAAGGCTGTTATTCTCGAAGGTAAGATCACTGAATTCAATGCCGGCAGCCGCGCCCTCAAATTCTGGGTTGGTTTTGGTGCAGGCAAGGCCTATCTGAAATTCAAGGGACGGCTGCTTGATGCTGCAACCGGCAAAGAACTGGCTAATTTTGAAGACCGGGAAACCGGCTACCGGGGCGCCATGTCCATGGAAAGCTATGAGGATCTTTTCCCCCACCAGGCCAAGAGCATCGGGGAAAACCTGGCAAAGTTCCTGGAGAAACTCTACTGA
- a CDS encoding acyloxyacyl hydrolase codes for MVKLKLSAVSTIFLLLCAVMPSYAADPATASGEYAVLGGYGITHRGFGATVTQVQTVDAILRYGYFLSDEVAKGSLVQGRHELLVELPLHLTVDPRTRIMTGLYLLGSWKFTGLSEQKLYPYAFAGGGPLYNDLGLATQGTRLNYSYQGGVGMQYLLRPGVAVIGEYRYHHISNAGTAEPNEPLNSSKILLGISKQF; via the coding sequence ATGGTAAAGCTCAAGCTGTCGGCGGTATCAACCATATTTTTGCTACTCTGCGCCGTAATGCCGTCTTACGCGGCTGACCCCGCCACAGCCAGCGGTGAATATGCCGTTCTCGGCGGTTACGGCATTACTCACCGGGGCTTTGGCGCCACCGTTACCCAAGTGCAGACCGTCGATGCCATTCTCCGTTACGGTTATTTCCTCTCCGATGAGGTCGCCAAAGGGAGCCTGGTGCAGGGACGCCACGAACTGCTGGTAGAGCTGCCGCTGCACCTGACCGTCGATCCGCGCACCCGGATCATGACCGGCCTGTACCTGCTCGGCAGCTGGAAATTCACCGGACTCAGTGAGCAGAAGCTTTATCCGTATGCCTTTGCCGGAGGCGGCCCGCTGTACAACGATCTGGGACTGGCCACCCAGGGAACCAGGCTCAACTACTCCTACCAAGGGGGTGTAGGTATGCAGTACCTGCTCCGCCCCGGAGTCGCCGTTATCGGTGAATACCGCTACCATCACATCTCCAACGCCGGCACTGCCGAACCCAACGAACCACTCAATTCAAGCAAAATCCTTCTCGGTATCTCCAAACAATTCTAA
- a CDS encoding 3-hydroxyacyl-ACP dehydratase FabZ family protein, whose product MPLPRKALITPSLSPEGSLFNPDPTAYLPHRFPFLFLDRITGRDPGISATAVRQVSSGEHCFVPFLMLEGLAQLAGVATVQEEGEGGFLATIDHAEFLAPYQAGDTLEFSVRVLKSFGRLFMMEGEVAAAGQVLVQAVLTLGVGAL is encoded by the coding sequence TTGCCGCTTCCCCGGAAGGCCCTTATTACGCCATCTCTTTCACCGGAGGGAAGCCTGTTTAACCCCGATCCCACGGCATATCTCCCCCATCGCTTCCCGTTTCTCTTTCTCGATCGGATCACCGGCCGCGATCCCGGCATCTCGGCCACCGCCGTCCGGCAGGTGAGCAGCGGCGAGCACTGCTTTGTCCCGTTCCTGATGCTGGAAGGTCTTGCCCAACTGGCAGGAGTGGCCACGGTGCAGGAGGAGGGGGAGGGCGGTTTTCTCGCTACCATCGACCATGCCGAGTTTCTTGCCCCATATCAAGCGGGCGATACCCTTGAATTCAGCGTGCGTGTACTCAAGTCGTTCGGTCGGCTGTTCATGATGGAAGGGGAGGTGGCGGCAGCCGGGCAGGTTTTGGTGCAGGCCGTGCTGACCCTGGGAGTAGGGGCGTTATGA
- a CDS encoding LolA family protein, with protein MRTFFYAVLLIALVPLTAAAAPMSPVVALEQLRKGFAGMQDFTAEITQEKQLAVMKRKLVSTGTVRFKKPDLFFMELVPPHASRMVLRDSSLDLYFPKEKSRQQIALPADEGLKRWLGLLAKPVTALPEAVDAKADLTGDTQTLTISPRKKGQVHSFTLTSGSDGRLRKLVIDERNGNRTAITFQKMRANVGLSEKDFKVLE; from the coding sequence ATGAGGACTTTTTTCTATGCTGTTCTGCTGATTGCCTTGGTGCCGCTGACTGCCGCAGCTGCGCCAATGTCGCCGGTGGTGGCCCTGGAGCAGCTGCGCAAGGGGTTTGCCGGGATGCAGGATTTCACCGCCGAGATTACCCAGGAAAAGCAGCTGGCGGTCATGAAACGGAAGCTTGTTTCCACCGGCACGGTGCGCTTCAAAAAGCCTGACCTGTTCTTCATGGAACTAGTGCCGCCGCATGCCAGCAGGATGGTGTTGCGCGACAGCAGTCTGGATCTTTATTTCCCCAAAGAGAAGAGCCGCCAGCAGATCGCACTTCCTGCGGATGAAGGGCTCAAGCGGTGGCTTGGTCTGCTGGCCAAACCGGTAACCGCTCTTCCGGAAGCGGTTGACGCCAAGGCTGACCTGACCGGTGATACCCAGACTCTCACCATTTCGCCCAGGAAAAAGGGGCAGGTTCACTCCTTTACCCTTACTAGCGGCAGTGACGGCAGGTTGCGCAAACTGGTTATCGATGAGCGCAATGGCAACCGGACTGCCATCACCTTTCAAAAGATGCGGGCCAATGTCGGCCTGAGTGAGAAAGATTTCAAGGTGCTGGAATGA
- a CDS encoding outer membrane lipoprotein LolB — MNYRVFMVIMVMPLLLFGCAARSVAVTVPLNPAATINTLTSSVALSIKAGEKGLSGRGYLIMRSPDQFRLVILSPFGTTVAEMFLNGDHLLYVASSQNLAYQGLLSDLPNAPALQGWRLLRWTTERVFPEKAGQEHLSRRRADGERETIDFDSQGLVLKKNVDGDEVRYEGYQSVDGVPVPTTIEITDRLGITVRITLDEPEVNTALDEKAFVPVLEGVTVLPLSQFPVS; from the coding sequence ATGAATTATCGCGTTTTCATGGTAATCATGGTTATGCCGCTGCTGCTCTTTGGTTGTGCTGCCAGGTCGGTTGCAGTCACTGTTCCGCTTAACCCGGCAGCAACAATCAATACCCTGACCAGCAGCGTGGCGCTGTCGATAAAGGCTGGTGAAAAAGGTCTTTCCGGCCGCGGTTACCTGATCATGCGCTCTCCTGACCAGTTTCGGCTGGTGATTCTTTCTCCGTTCGGTACCACCGTAGCGGAGATGTTTCTCAATGGTGACCATCTGCTCTATGTTGCCTCTTCCCAGAACCTTGCCTACCAGGGGTTGCTGTCAGATCTCCCCAACGCGCCGGCCCTGCAGGGGTGGCGGCTTCTGCGCTGGACCACCGAGCGGGTTTTCCCGGAAAAGGCCGGCCAGGAACATCTGAGTCGCAGGCGTGCCGACGGCGAACGGGAAACCATTGACTTTGATTCCCAAGGATTGGTCCTGAAGAAGAATGTTGACGGCGACGAGGTGCGCTATGAAGGGTACCAGTCGGTTGACGGCGTACCGGTCCCGACGACCATCGAGATCACGGACCGGCTCGGGATCACGGTGCGGATCACCCTGGATGAGCCGGAGGTCAACACCGCCCTCGACGAAAAGGCATTTGTTCCGGTCCTTGAAGGGGTAACCGTCCTTCCCTTGAGCCAGTTTCCAGTTTCTTGA
- a CDS encoding MMPL family transporter: MSVTSAFNSLIRCHLVWLHRIATRRPGATLAVSLLLFLLSLVSIATTRFEADVFQLFPARSGALQLLLDTLRWTGSANEAYFLIEGEPAILTAESERFAGRLRQLSINGQPAFKRVTYRLYEEADAAPFAAFVGRAVLAPQLFLPPEQLPAYLQRLTPDSQRKELAATVTALASQAGMGMTELLIGDPLNLRELVLPRLKKGGQALDLDPASPYFLSRDKQVLIMIAEPARPVQDMAFARQLAAAIDTARQGAKVKISCAGAHVSAAIDEATMKGEILGCILSSLVVVLALFFFTYRRWLPTLLLPLIIAWGVALALGLAGAFLASVHIIAFAFMALIIGLGTDYSIHLYDRFHMERCTGADGESALELAVIDTGHGIFTAATTTALPFLCLAFSDVRALSELGLLVGLGVLSTMYATFLFLPPLLLFMERRWPTARYASLPGFGLGTVWRLTGRYPGMFRIATLLAVAVAVVFATGIRFEGELKNLQPRHSEAFLTQEKIERHLAISPKQLLVAIDGADRDSVLRQGVLVDRLASKYLQSSKLTDYSSLGMLVNDGDTQQRVSEGLRTALTGCNLAAEVRANLELAGFSVEPFSPFLAGMAGLATAGEQPLAAGIDLLAASPLKGVVSRHLNRDASGYHLLSYLHYRGAEFPVDSFLADLRQVVPEARTTSIDLVSRQLTEMVRRSFLWGAALGGVLVLFLLFTHFSGLAGIGAALFPVLAGVAAMLGIMAGIDMGINFMNAMVLVTILGMGNDYGMHIAHRVGVVAAADRCAVFVQSGRAVLLSALTTIAGFGSLAFADYGALASLGWATNFGIGATAIFSLVALPAFFRRNRGGA; encoded by the coding sequence ATGTCAGTAACCTCAGCCTTCAACAGCCTTATCCGCTGCCACCTGGTATGGCTGCACCGGATCGCCACCAGGCGTCCCGGCGCCACTCTGGCGGTTTCGCTGCTGCTGTTCCTCCTCTCCCTGGTGTCTATCGCCACCACCCGCTTTGAGGCCGATGTCTTCCAGCTTTTCCCGGCCCGGTCCGGAGCTCTACAACTCTTGCTCGACACCCTGCGCTGGACCGGCAGCGCCAACGAAGCTTACTTCCTGATCGAAGGAGAGCCGGCCATCCTGACAGCAGAGAGCGAACGGTTCGCCGGGCGGTTGCGGCAATTGTCAATCAACGGCCAGCCCGCCTTCAAGAGGGTCACCTACCGGCTCTATGAAGAGGCAGATGCTGCGCCGTTTGCCGCTTTTGTCGGTCGGGCAGTGCTGGCGCCGCAGTTGTTCCTCCCTCCTGAGCAGTTGCCCGCATACCTGCAACGCCTGACGCCGGACAGCCAGCGAAAAGAGCTGGCAGCAACGGTGACGGCCCTGGCCAGCCAGGCAGGGATGGGGATGACGGAGCTGTTGATCGGCGATCCGCTGAACCTGCGGGAACTGGTGCTACCGAGGCTCAAGAAAGGGGGCCAGGCCCTCGACCTGGACCCGGCATCGCCGTATTTTCTCTCCCGCGACAAGCAGGTGCTGATCATGATTGCTGAACCGGCCCGGCCGGTGCAGGACATGGCCTTTGCCCGCCAACTTGCCGCTGCCATCGATACGGCGCGGCAGGGGGCCAAAGTGAAGATTTCCTGCGCCGGTGCCCATGTCTCGGCGGCCATTGATGAAGCGACCATGAAAGGGGAAATCCTCGGCTGCATCCTCTCTTCCCTGGTGGTTGTGCTCGCTCTGTTCTTTTTTACCTACCGCCGCTGGCTGCCGACCCTGCTGCTGCCGCTGATCATTGCCTGGGGGGTGGCCCTGGCCCTGGGGCTGGCAGGCGCTTTCCTGGCCTCGGTCCATATCATCGCCTTTGCCTTTATGGCCCTGATTATCGGCCTTGGCACCGATTACTCCATTCATCTTTACGATCGCTTCCACATGGAGCGGTGTACCGGGGCTGACGGTGAGTCTGCTCTGGAACTGGCTGTAATCGATACCGGCCACGGCATTTTCACTGCAGCCACTACCACGGCCCTGCCGTTTCTCTGTCTAGCTTTCTCCGATGTCCGGGCGCTGTCTGAACTCGGGTTGCTGGTGGGGCTCGGCGTCCTTTCCACCATGTACGCCACGTTCCTGTTCCTGCCGCCGCTGCTGCTCTTCATGGAGCGTCGCTGGCCTACGGCCCGCTATGCGTCACTCCCCGGCTTCGGGCTCGGCACGGTCTGGCGACTGACGGGGCGCTATCCCGGTATGTTCCGTATTGCAACCCTTCTTGCAGTGGCAGTCGCAGTGGTCTTTGCCACTGGCATCAGGTTCGAAGGAGAACTGAAAAACCTGCAGCCGCGCCACTCCGAGGCATTCCTCACCCAGGAGAAGATCGAACGCCACCTGGCCATCAGTCCGAAGCAGTTGCTGGTGGCTATCGATGGCGCTGATCGCGATTCGGTCCTCAGGCAGGGGGTATTGGTGGACCGCCTGGCCTCAAAATACCTGCAAAGCAGCAAACTGACCGATTATTCGAGCCTCGGCATGCTGGTGAACGATGGCGACACTCAGCAGCGGGTCAGCGAGGGGCTACGCACTGCACTTACCGGCTGCAACCTAGCTGCTGAAGTTCGCGCCAATCTCGAACTGGCCGGCTTTAGCGTCGAGCCGTTTAGCCCGTTCCTGGCGGGCATGGCCGGGCTGGCCACTGCCGGCGAACAGCCGTTGGCTGCAGGTATCGACCTGCTGGCCGCATCGCCGCTCAAGGGGGTGGTGAGTCGCCATCTGAACCGGGATGCCTCGGGGTACCATCTTTTGTCTTACCTGCACTACCGTGGGGCAGAGTTCCCGGTGGACTCTTTCCTGGCCGATCTGCGCCAGGTGGTGCCCGAGGCCAGAACCACCAGCATAGACCTGGTAAGCCGGCAGCTGACGGAAATGGTGCGGCGCAGCTTCCTTTGGGGGGCGGCCTTGGGGGGAGTCCTGGTGCTGTTCCTCCTTTTTACCCATTTTTCCGGACTGGCCGGTATCGGTGCCGCACTGTTCCCGGTGCTGGCCGGGGTGGCAGCAATGCTCGGCATCATGGCCGGGATCGATATGGGGATCAACTTCATGAATGCCATGGTACTGGTTACCATCCTGGGAATGGGGAATGATTACGGCATGCATATCGCCCACCGGGTCGGCGTGGTTGCGGCAGCAGACCGCTGTGCGGTATTTGTCCAGAGCGGCCGGGCGGTTCTCCTGTCTGCCCTCACCACCATTGCCGGCTTTGGTTCCCTGGCCTTTGCCGACTACGGGGCGCTCGCTTCGCTAGGCTGGGCCACCAACTTCGGCATTGGTGCCACTGCCATTTTTTCGCTGGTAGCGCTTCCCGCTTTCTTCCGGCGGAACAGAGGTGGCGCATGA
- a CDS encoding flavodoxin family protein has product MITILNLSRREQGINDTVCDLLRAGLAEKQLATQYIKLRELTIGYCNNCRSCMKAPGKELGRCPLNDDMDSLVTALLQSKAIILSAPINCYDLPSILRVVIERMAVFCHWPDDSYSPKVRELEKKINGILITTSALPGVMVPIVTSARKTFRLFAKPIGIKRIDYFHMGFKGRKSDMALNEKDQRMVRKIIGQLAASGAGAL; this is encoded by the coding sequence GTGATAACGATACTGAATCTTTCCCGCCGCGAACAGGGCATTAATGACACTGTCTGCGATCTGTTACGCGCCGGGTTGGCAGAAAAGCAGCTTGCTACGCAGTACATCAAGTTGCGGGAGCTGACCATCGGCTACTGCAACAACTGCCGGTCATGCATGAAAGCGCCGGGCAAGGAGTTGGGCCGCTGTCCTCTGAACGACGACATGGATTCCCTGGTAACTGCGCTGCTGCAGTCGAAGGCGATTATCCTCTCGGCTCCGATCAATTGCTATGATCTGCCGTCAATTCTCAGAGTTGTTATCGAACGGATGGCGGTGTTTTGCCATTGGCCCGATGACAGCTATTCGCCCAAGGTCAGGGAGCTGGAGAAAAAAATCAATGGCATCTTGATTACCACCAGCGCACTGCCTGGGGTCATGGTTCCCATTGTCACCAGTGCCCGGAAGACGTTCAGGCTCTTTGCCAAGCCGATCGGCATCAAGCGGATTGATTATTTTCATATGGGGTTCAAGGGGAGAAAAAGCGATATGGCGCTGAACGAAAAGGATCAGCGAATGGTTCGGAAAATCATCGGTCAGCTTGCCGCCAGTGGAGCTGGTGCCCTATGA